In the Pleurodeles waltl isolate 20211129_DDA chromosome 3_1, aPleWal1.hap1.20221129, whole genome shotgun sequence genome, CACAGTCTCCTCTTAAGCTGCTGAGACCAGATAGGTTTCCGACACTTTTCTATAAAACAGTCTGCATGACCTTGGCTCCCCTTCTCACTAGATTATTTAATGCTATCATAGACTCAGCCTCAATCCCGCCTTCTATGCTCGCAGCCTCCATCATTGTTATCCCAAAGCCGGGCAAGGATAAGCGACTGCGTGTTTTATTGGCCAGTATCACTTCTCAACGTTGATCTTATGCTATTCACTGACATCCTAAGTGGATTATGCATTTAATCAATAAAGCTTGCGGCTTGTGGCCGGACCACATGATATTGCCAGTGGACACCGAGGAGGTGTTTGACcgggttcactggccatacctgGAGTTTACTCTAAAGCATTTTGAAATGGGCAAACGCTTTTGTTCCTAGATCCTTAGTAGCTACGGCCATCTGATCGCGACCATTCAGGTGAATAGGCAGATGTCAACCACATTTCTCATCTATAGAGGCACTTGCCAGGGTTGCTCTCTTTCACCCCTGCTGTTTGTGCTATGTATTGAGCCATTGGCCACATGCATCCGCGACATTCCGGTCATCAAGGGGATTCCTTTTGGAGGAGAGGAGCATACCATCAGGGTCTATGCAGGCGATGTCTTGGTGGCCCTGTAGGAACCTTCCACCTCCCTTCCAGCCCTCCTGTCTTAACTGGAGGCTTTTGGACAGGCAGCAGGGTTTCCGGTGAATGTGCATAAATCCCAGGCCCTTAATTTGTCTCTCACGCCTGACACTCAAAAGGCCCTTGCTTGTAACCACCCAATTCAATGGGCGACATCCGCCATCCCTTACACACGTTATACAACTGTCTTCTTCAGCCCAGACGACTGCGTCCCTCAACTACCAGATCCTGCGTCAGAAAATTAAGGCGGACCTAAATACATGGAGGCCATTCCTGGCTGGGCTGTGTGGCAGCTGAAGATGTCGAGCCTATCTAAAATATTATTCCTCTTTGAGGCTTTGCCTGTGGTGCCTTCTACTTGTAACATCCGGGCCTTAAAGCAAGATCTCATTACATTGTATGGGCGGATGGTCGGTCTTGTGTGTGGAAACAGTTGAGCTACTGATGCACGAGGGTGGCCTTGGAATCCTGATTCTGCTGCGCTACTATCAGGCAGCCCAACTTAAATTCCTCCTTGAGTGGTCTTGAGTAGTCTGAAAAGCATTGGCTTTTCATCTCAGCAGTGGCGGGGCAGCATCTCTGGAAGATCCCCTTTCTACATAGACCTGCTGGACCACGAAGCCGTTACTTATCCCCTGTTACCAAGGCTACCCTGGCTGTGTGGGACCGGGTGGCAGAGAGAGTTGGTCTGACCTCCTTCCTGTCCCCACTGACTCCCATAGTTGGTAACCCAGACTTTACCCCAGCTCTCAATACAATTAGCTTCCATCGCTGGCACAAAGCTGGATGCCGGTCCATAGGTCACTTgtttgaggaggagggtcccatcTCCTTCGAGCAACTCTTATTGGATCATGTACTAGTTGAAGAAGAGCGATGGCATTATCTGCAGATTAGACACTGGTTAATGCATTCATCTGTTCGCCCAGGGGCACAACGCTTCTTACCACTTTTGAAAAATGGCTGGTTACCAAAACATCAGACAGATGCCTTATCTCTGAACTCAATGGCCTCCACTGTCCTGCCCCAACACCGGTGAAGACAACAAGCCAATGAGGTTGGGAATCTGAACTTGGCCACTCACTGACCCAGAAAGAATGGGGGGACATTTTTTACTGTGCACGACAAACAGCCCGTAACACGGCCAGTATTGAGATGGCTACCAAGATCGTCACATACTGGTACCTCACTCCAGCACCAAGGGAGCCCCACTTGCAAACCCAAATGTTGGAGCGGCAAGTGGCTCTCCTAGCACGTTGTTATATCTGTTATGGGAATGTCAGAAAGTCACTTCTTATTGGACTCAACTGCTTTACACTATCGCTACCCACCTTATAACCCAGCTCCCCCGCTTTTCTGCCTATATCATTCTGGGATTACCTAATGCACAAATTTTCCTGCTCAAATCCCACCCGGAATGGCACATTGGTTTTGCTGTGGGAGCGGTCTTGCAAAATAATCTGAAGCACTGGGGCACAAGGCAGCTCCCTACCTACCAGGATGGTTTCACCGCCTTTAGTATATCCTGGGAATGGAAAGATTactctcactctctctgcacaaAGTACTTCATACTTGGAGATTTGGCATCcttgttggaaagtaccctctttttttgacatggttacccccaatttttgcctgctgtcagtgtgttttaactgtgttcactgggatcctgcgaaccaggtccccagtgactgggtcctctccctctaaatttggttgcttgggactttactcaccccacaattggcatactagtgcccccatgtAAATCCtgagtatatggtgcctaggtacccagggcattggggcaccaggggttccccataggctacatcatgtattatgccacccatggaagcccatgcaaaatatgtctttGCTCCATGCctctcactacaggtcactgtaagtcacccctatggcaggccctctttgcccagagggcagggtacaagtacctatgtgtgaggacaCCTCTGCaagagcaaaggtgcccctacgaactccagctcaatttttctggacttcgtgagtgcggagaagCCAATTTACATGTGTGCTGGGCAcaggtcataatggtaactccgaacctggatatgtttggtatcaaacatgttgccagtattagttgtatgatttcatgcactctgggggtggggggatccttagaggaccaccagcattgctcctaccagtcttctggggttttcaggACATTCTGGGCCTCTTCCATCccacagtcaggtttctgccctcctgctgcttagcctgctcaagcagagaaaggcagaacaaaggatttcctttgggagagggaggcaacaccctctccatttggaaagaggtgttataaggcttaggaggggtagcctccccaagccaccggtttggtttgaagggcacatttggtgccctctttgcacaaACCGATTTGCATCAGTCCAGGGGCCCCCGATACCTGCTCTCGTGtgaaaatggaaaggggagtaaccactctccatccatcaccatcccaggggtggtgctcaagaGCTTCTCGAGGTGGCCACCTGATTCTGCTGtcttgaatccaaagtgggcagaggcccctgggagcatctgagtggccaggtcaggcaggtgatgtcacagccccctccagatAGGTGAACACCCAGCTAGTTGACCAgttcttcctgggctatttagggtctccctccagggtggggTCTTCAGATTTGACTTGCAGGACTCCTCTACATcggttacttcatcttctggccactgggactgcaactgaactctccaggaactgacaatctgcaatccgctctgcaacattgtttcttcgtctccttccagcaactggaACATTTCTCTAGTTGTGCATCCACTAGTggcgatgagtcttcagcctgcacaagaaggaatctcccatggagtgaaggagtcacactcctctgcatccacaggcacctactgcaaAGACGTCAGGCTGCGTGGATCTTGTCTTCTGTaaaactgcatggatcctgtaacacaggtggtggtctggagtggtctgcTCGGTCCTCCCTACcagttgtccaacttgggagacagtaggcctttgcctctccctgcaggacagtacccctgtgcacagcgactcttgcagctaccaaggcttgtttgttcctcctccagggGATCTTTGGGCTTCGtttagccccagcctccagcacacttccctgcaaagcacagtctcctgcctgctattccagcgacgtgagactcctctccagtgggcctcactgcaactcatgTGCCTGCTGCCTATgagttgcctttgggggctgcctccTTATCTTCCAGGtcccctcactgctgagggtcacctaggactcccctccttgggttgagtacctggaccttgctggtccccggcagctctgctaCTCTTGAACTGtgacttttgccaaggcttgttgttggttctctaacaccactgactgactgcaactcttcttctgtcaTCGAACATcgcctgcatcacttctgggattcttctcctgctccagtgctgtACAGCTGACTCTTTGTCTCCACCGTCCACCTGGTCCtgaatctccagaagggtgggcagtggctcctgcccccaccggaCACTTTAACTCAaactggacgtggtccccttcttttgcaggtcctcttctgtcaggatctacctttggtttcttccagtcttgcatgggtcttgcacagtccttttccaaagtttacctgtgggtttgggaaaaaaacaggtactttcctcttctctcctggcctctgtggggCACTCCGGTACTtactttttggggttcctagttcctccagctcgtCCCCACAGATTCCACTTCATTTGGTGAAGGACTGCATTCCACTTACGTAGTTTGGtctcccctagggccttcactattttgtattgttttactatttgctattgctttctatgcttatcactgacttctaatgtgtatacatTAGTATGTTTACTCACCTCTTAGagaagtattgcctatacagtattttagtatttgtgttaccataataatgtaccattatttttgtaacactgtgtggttctttcatgtgtgtaagtgctgtgtgatgtgactgtagtggtattgcacaagctttgcatgtctccttgagtcttggctgctcatccacagctacctctagagagccctggcttccttgaCATAGTCTATACCTCACTAATagagatacctggtataaggtgataacaccataggtgctcaccacacaccaggccatcttcctttTATAGCTATACTATCCTCAGAATTTCGTGAACTCACCTGCCCCATAAGACTCCTTTTGGCTCCTTCACTTGATGGAGGCTCCTGTTGATGCCAATCATGAGGGCGCTAACTAGTTTGCCACACTAGAGACGGTGAGCTACCCTATTACACTCTTAAGCACTGTAGGTCTCCGGGGAGAGTTAAGGGAATGTTTTGTCTTTGTTTGCAATCCAATAAAGAAATTTGAACATAAAAAGGGTGGGAAAAGtttcagcagttaaggggttaaaggGAACAATAAATGCTGAAATCTCTGGTGTCCTCCTTTATTTGAAAATGTGCAGCATTTTTTGTAGTAAGTAACCTAAGAACCAAACTAGCTTGTGGGTAGACTGTTAATTAGGGCTTGGAAGAGGAGAATGGAGTGAGGGATAGGTTTGGGGGCGTGGAATGCAAGGCTACTAGCTATAGCCTCATTCATGCTCTATAAGGAAGATATCATGGACCTCACTGCCATTCCCTTGGATGTCCTGGGAGGATGGGTTGAGTAGTTGGAGGATAGTGATAGATACGAAAAAACATTTATCAAGGTTAAAACTAAAAGTACCTGAACAACCGGCCTGACGTATGGAAATACTTCCTGCGAGGCAGAAGTTAGATAAACTCTGAGGTTCATTTAGCCTTCATCTACAATACTAAAACTCATTAAACAGCACATGGACTAGGCTGTTCGCAGCCCAGCATGTCCTTTTCTGTGATACTGTGAgagtttttttttctgtattgcgGGACCATCTGCTGTATAAAGCGTTTGTCTCTCACATTATGCTATATCTCCCCCTTATTCCCACGTACCGTCTGGTAAAGAACATAGCAATGTTACTTGGATAAGTACCTTAAAATATAACCATGTCAGTTATAATTCAAATGTGATATCTTGGAACTTTGTTGTTAACTTTAATTAAAATGACAAATGTTCATTTGTTGGACAGTTCAGTAAACATTTATCTGAGAAAACAACTACCTACCTGAACTTCATGTCTTGCCCATGTTCCACATTTTTGTTGTGATTCGTGAACTGTATGtctttgttaacgcgtccctttatgtcaatttatacacattaggactcgttttaggccaatgaatcttttgacccagtggtgagacaccgtaggacgagataactgatcaatatgtcaagcaatatatcaatgatgtcaccaacatttatcaccacaatgcactttactttagataaagacattaatcaaactgtcgacgcaaccatgacctttcagccatgaataaccacacctgttaatagaattttatgattttattccctattgattacaatctacgagcagaagagttaatctcaataccaggaaacataagagcatagtcacaatatggcaactgtgataagattccattaatgcgagaatcacaaacataagaacatagcacggcgtgtacatagatcagaatacaaagaatatcacgtaagtctcagttcagcatagagcaaggtcagtctttgtctatttgcgtcaatcagagtgatcacctatcctaactactaattaacatcagcatgttgggcttcatgcaaaataatttagaacaccaatttagaaaacatctaactatggcctctaaattaaaaaatgagcagttggtacctagaaaggaaaagcaaacagacaaattacaattgcattgtcataattaccctccaaggattaagtcagcacacaggatcagtcttcgtcttcaggacatcagtcgaatcgtcatcagtctaacctcgtctaaaggacaggggacatttccctcataaggaggagaagcgtaaaggggcaatctatgggtgaggatggtttattaagtttcaaagtcaccaaacagagtgacagagtttctggataaatcaacagtattccctacctagttctaacgtcccttctgtgacatgagtttttatcccttttccgtaataccttcccccaaaattcgatTGGAtatccactataccccactatctttaacctatcaaattatacattaggtaatcccaattgtcaccccacgataatttataacactttgattggtcttcttaATTGACGTCTTCGAAGGTGGCGCATCCGGTGGGTTTTCATCACCACTTGGCACGTTtcttgggtcatgagttcctttgtccatggtcaagtgtccttgtacattctttcatttacttttgtttcaaaatttgtataaaactcatactaaagcagctagcatgcagaTGGGAACAGGATAGAATttgttacataaaacgaaggaaaagaacaaatgcagggtcatggcccttttgcgagtcagcacactgaaaaacagaaaaatatgctttaatatgagagctaggcagctaaatcttcaactcacgctaacttaagggcTAAGAGATTTTTCCATAcaatgcaatatcataaatgttaatataaaccatatcatgaacagttttacttatcattGTTAGTTCACTTATATTGGTAACCTCATACATTATAGTCGAATTTCAGATGCGCgtttaagcattactctaattattatcgttttctatgcagcattattgatcattgatataagcatttcatgtttagcatatgtaatatttaaactacgctctctcatctTCATTCCTTGAAAATAGGCCCACACTCCTCTTAAAGCCATTATTGTAAGGGAAACATCCCTGACATTTATGCAGCTGGAATTATGTAGCCCCCCTCAGACTGATCCTTGGCTCTTTGCAGCTGTTTTCAAGTTTTAGGGGTGCTTGGACGCCCTCGTTCGTTGCCAACTTTTTGCATGGATTCCTGGCAGTCTTCTGTGTTGGAACTCTGTGCGGACATTAACGTGTTTGGAAGATGAATAATGGCTCCACGGATATTGGCATTGTACCAGATATAAGGATTGCCCTTAAATGTTCACAGACGTTTATGATGATGTGTCGTTTGCAAGATGGATACGTTTTGCTCATAGATGACACCCCCCCTCCCTGCTTTTTAGAACTAAATCCTATCTAAGGAGGGCAATACTGAACCTGCCTGGTTGGGTTGACCTCTAAATGGATGGACGTACTGATCACTTATTGGTAATAGGCATCTGCACTGCTGCCTGGTGACTACAGTGAAGAAGCTCGTAACCCTGCCGTTCACTGATGATATTCTGAGCTTGACGGCTTGGGTCAGGGTGAACCTTTTCTTCTGAAGTCCATGCAGTGTGAAGACCGTTTGCTGCTGAGCTTGAATTTCATTAATGCCACTAGCTAACCTACAGAAACCTACGAGTTTGAGCTTGCTGTATCGCTCACTACAGGACTGTAATCTCTGCGTATGCAGATGTTTGCAAACATCTAGAGAGCCCTCTGAACCCCTTGCCCCAAGACGAGTTGGCCTGCCCGAGAAATCACCTGATGCAAGCGCATGTCAAATGTTGATGTCAGCCTGGCACTCTCACCCATCTGCACTGTTGTTTGACCTGTCCCATCTGCACTCTGGTTTGACCTGTCGTGCCGCGATCCAGCCCACAATTCTTTAGGCAGTCGGGAACCTTTGTGGACCGTTGTGAACCCTGTGTGCTCCCAGACTGATAAGCCTGCAAATAATAGAAGAGAATGCAAAAACGACAGTTTCTAACGAGTCCTGCCTCCTCTTGTGTTGGCCATTTGCATGCTTATTGCATGTTCCCATGGAGGGAAACCTGTTCTGTAGTTAGCGAGGCCCTTAACCATTTAGccttccatttttttgtttttgcttgacaTTTACGGCACACTGTATACTATGCGTCAAGGGAAATTTTATTGTAATTGGCTATATTTCCTTGACCTTACGACAACTAGGGCAACTAAAATATTCCCTCAAGATTTCCTCGAACTGTTTTGTTTGGTATTTTAACCTTTCACCGCCTGAAATATTCGTATGAAATCAAATGCAAACCAATAGTATGGGCAACTTTTATCTGGTTCTTTTAATTGTTAATATTATCTTATCGCTTTTACAGGTTTTTGGAATGCGATTTGATTCTGTCGTCAGCAAGATGCCATCAGATTTCATCACCATGCAAGCAAGTCTGACGTTTGGTTGCAAGTTGGGAAAGGAAGGGTCTTGCAAACGCTCTAATGGCCGTAGTAGCCCTTCATTATTCCAGAATTCTAATGAATATGCCAACATGATTTTTCCGGATATTATTGCCAGTCCGAAACGGAAAAAAAGAAAGACTCGAAAACATTTACGAGTTTTGGGTCGCAGAGCTCTTTTGGAACAAAGTAGACAGTCCAAGCTAAAAGGGGAGGTTGGAGGAATCATTCAGTCTGTATTTGTAGCAGAGACCAGCACATTTGTCACAATGGAGCAAAATAATAGGTGCAGTCAATGTAACTGTAGGCGACCTAATGTTTCCAGGCCATCAAATCTGTCTGTTGACAAGCAACATCTGAAGCTTAACAAACTCAAGAAGACTTTGTCTGATTCTCTGCCTGTCTTTTGTAATAGACCAGATGTGCAGTGCCCATCTATACATGGATATGATAGTGGGTTATCTATGCCAAGCAGCTTAATTTCCAACAGGCCTTCTTCTCCATGCCCACTGTGGACATCACCAGGAAAGTGTGTAGCAATTGACTGTGAGATGGTTGGTACTGGCCCAGGGGGTAAAGTTAGTGAACTGGCTCGATGCAGTGTAGTAAACTATGTAGGTGATGTCATATATGACAAATATATAAAGCCAGAGCAACCAGTTTTCGACTACAGAACACGCTGGAGTGGCATTACACAGCAACATTTAACAAATGCAATTCCCTTCAAGGTTGCACAGAAAGAGGTATGTATTTGCCGTTGTAACACATAGTTTATATTACTCAACAAGTCATGTTCAGAATTTTTCAGTCTTTTCCGTTTacttgtcattttctttttaagtAACGTTGTTATTTGAAGACTCGCCAAGTGCCCTGCCTCATATTGAGCtgtatgtttcagtttcatttgtttttaaactttacTTGAAATTCATGCAACAATAATACATACATCAATTCATATTTTTAAGCCAATTAAGGTATTACCTGTGTTAAACATGTACGTGAGTGAAATCAAATAACATTAATAAGCTGGGTCCGTCGCCTAGATTGGATAGCAAATTACCAGCATGTGATAAATTTAGGTCCTACAAGGGCCATTCATTAATATCATTGCTCTCTATCTGTGACGTAAGAAATAGGGACACCGCCGTCCAATGTAAGTAACCAGGGCTTTCAATCAAATTTATAGCATTACAGTCACAACACCCTCAGTGTAAAGTCCATATACTGTGACTGTCACACTGAATATCTTTGAAAAGGGGCCCCATATGTCTTCAGGCTAATTCAGGATGGATTAAACCAGAGCGGAGCTATCTGCTGCGTAATAGGAGAATAGTATCGCTACTGGGGGGTGGAGGAGGAATCATTTTTTGGTGGTGGCATTTAAACCATGCCATCATTGCTCCCAGTTTTGCCATTAATAGTAGCAGCACGACAAGCCTTATGATAGATGGTGTAGTATCCACTGCGTATCTCAGAAGTGCCATTGgatttaaattatatcttcaatcATTTAATCTTGTCCCAAAATAAGGCCATGCCAGTCTGTTCACAGTCCAGGTCATGACGTCGGCCCCATCCCAGAAGCAGCGTCTACATTCTGCA is a window encoding:
- the AEN gene encoding apoptosis-enhancing nuclease, producing MRFDSVVSKMPSDFITMQASLTFGCKLGKEGSCKRSNGRSSPSLFQNSNEYANMIFPDIIASPKRKKRKTRKHLRVLGRRALLEQSRQSKLKGEVGGIIQSVFVAETSTFVTMEQNNRCSQCNCRRPNVSRPSNLSVDKQHLKLNKLKKTLSDSLPVFCNRPDVQCPSIHGYDSGLSMPSSLISNRPSSPCPLWTSPGKCVAIDCEMVGTGPGGKVSELARCSVVNYVGDVIYDKYIKPEQPVFDYRTRWSGITQQHLTNAIPFKVAQKEIIAILKDKLVIGHALHHDFLVLQYFHPWEQTRDTSKISLLTKKAGFPVKATPSLKTLAWQLLHKEIQLGVEGHSSVEDAFTAMELYRLVQDEWEQELSTSLCPNPPFQTTGNASDNEQFMDDKYWPEEFSENCT